A DNA window from Allokutzneria albata contains the following coding sequences:
- a CDS encoding type I polyketide synthase produces the protein MAAETPERELIIGVTPFGEPNARLAAALCRAGALGVLDLGRGDRHARHALDLAARWAPGGFGVRVAPGCALRPEDLPEGRVDTVVLAGGAPWSVAEAGSRVLVEVTSPEQARTAVAAGAHGLIARGHEAGGKVGELSSFVLVQKLVAEFDLPVWVNGGIGPRTATAAVVGGAAGVVLDSQLALLAESDLPGEVAAALSTMDGSETVLVGGHRVLLRRGPGAPATTDLTEAEVIARLGAKDLRDQLLPIGQDGFLAKQLADRFGSAAALVRGLREELLESLRSNKGADALRPGAPLAAALGVELPIAQGPMTRVSDQAAFAKAVAEGGAMPFLALALAGKAQTRALLEETRDLLGERPWGVGVLGFAPEDVRAGQLEVIQEIKPACAIIAGGRPAQANALEDNGIAALLHVPSPGLLKQFLDAGARRFIFEGQECGGHVGPRSSFPLWEAQISVLLDYLSTKDGQGIQVLFAGGVHDERSAAMVTAMAAPLTERGVAVGVLMGTAYLFTEEAVAAGAVQPAFQRQVIAAERTELLETAPGHATRCVTSPFAEEFLAIKEELRTSGVPDREAWEKLEQLNVGRLRIASKGVTRDGDKLVEVAEAGQLADGMFMAGQVAVLRSAVTTVADLHASVSSDAAAYLTTRLDELAGISGRARAEVPAAPPVDVAIVGMACMFPGAADLPTYWANVVGGRDAVTEVPGTRWDHETYYSPEATGRSAGEKTPSKWGGFLPEIPFDPLSYGIPPASLAAIEPVQLLALEAAQRALTDAGYGSDDARPRERVFGRAFDRSRVGVVFGAEAGSDLSNASSLRAVLPSYIGEIPAALDEQLPKLTEDSFPGMLANVISGRIANRLDLGGANYTVDAACASSLAALDVACKELVSGAADMMLCGGADLHNGINDYLLFSSVHALSPTGQCRTFDGSADGIALGEGVACVALKRLEDAERDGDRIYGVIKGVGAASDGKSLGLTAPRPEGQRNALERAYANARISPAEVGLVEAHGTGTVVGDRTELSTLTKMFVEHGAQPGTCTVGSVKSQIGHTKCAAGLAGLIKAALALHTGIKPPTLHVSEPNAAWQPDSSPFTFTSAALPWEAEPAERVAGVSAFGFGGTNFHVVLRGYDGGPAPRHVGDEWPAELFTFRGADVKTAGKHVEQTLELLRVNDSSGRPWRLRDIARTVARRSDARTEPVQIAVVASDLDDLAQLLRSALAGETPRGVHLASVSAEQGGKVAFLFPGQGSQKPGMLADLFVAFPEVHHLLHEGRKWASTIFPPTAFDEQRAKEQDARLRDTRVAQPALGIAGLAVHELLSRLDVRPDMVAGHSYGELVALAAAGSMDSATLLELSEARANAILGATGDDPGAMAAVKASRERVTEVLTEAGLAEQIVAANHNSPEQLVISGPTAAIDEAVAALKAAKLGPKKLNVACAFHSPLVSGATETFGAVLADADVRAPELPVYANRTAAVYSGDVRAELAAQVGAPVRFVEQIEAMYADGARIFVEAGPGKVLTNLVKAILGDRPHLTVACEGRPRHGLAGLLNAVATLAVSGVGVRTGWLFAGRDAKDLTNAKPPKRAGWTIDGHVVRTASGDFLPNGLAPARRVEITTMTTPGGSVPHPGSNRDAMVNQFLQASREMVQAQRDVLLTYLGSAPEVQYSIPAVAPVAPVQQYSAPAPVQPVIESAPAPAPVPAQSTVDVLGTVLEIISERTGYPLDMIEPDLDLEADLSIDSIKRTEIAGELASRIGAADTQLADDQLEELAKARTAQAISDWLSSRVGSPPAPAAAPVAATPAQSTVDILGTVLEIISERTGYPLDMIEPDLDLEADLSIDSIKRTEIAGELASRIGAADTQLADDQLEELAKARTAQAIADWLGGHTGSAAPAPAPVKATDDPLAGSSIVEEPVNPGIAPKRLVMAPTALDAVDLGEAGKTLGGKKFLLFGTGPVGTATAALLGAHGAEVSTSDTPRPLAGSDGEVDGVLHLDGWDEADEPVLPETFPSFKSALTSGLRWLISVSPTGGGTAVPELTHGRAAGLRGFFRTVQREYPDTVARLVEVDHTTDAAVVAKLVLAELLSTEDAPVVLATPDSRHGLVMTELPLTLGSTGAGPAGDGAAEAQAIGLDRDSVVLLIGGARGITAQFAATLASASGCRIELVGRTAAATEDEDPKTAAATDKTALRKALIELGHRSPAEIEKLSKKILAQREVAATVEQLRELGSQVRYHSLDVRDHDALRQLVKEIHTEHGRIDGVVYAAGVIEDKLLAEKDVESFRRVFNTKVGGARALLGALEELPTGPGFVTLFGSIAAVLGNRGQSDYSSANDALEAIGAGWAGRTGNRAVTVHWGPWAPSAQHGGMVTVELQQEYARRGISLIDPEEGTMSLLRELAFGAPDLRAVVYTASGW, from the coding sequence ATGGCCGCGGAAACGCCGGAGCGCGAGCTGATCATCGGGGTGACGCCCTTCGGTGAACCCAACGCTCGCCTCGCCGCAGCGCTCTGCCGCGCGGGTGCGCTCGGGGTGCTCGACCTGGGCCGGGGTGACCGGCACGCGCGGCACGCGCTCGACCTGGCGGCCCGCTGGGCGCCGGGTGGCTTCGGGGTCCGGGTCGCCCCCGGCTGTGCCCTGCGCCCGGAGGACCTCCCCGAGGGCCGCGTCGACACCGTCGTCCTCGCCGGCGGCGCGCCGTGGAGCGTCGCCGAGGCCGGTTCCCGCGTGCTCGTCGAGGTCACCTCGCCCGAGCAGGCCCGCACGGCCGTCGCCGCGGGCGCGCACGGGCTGATCGCCCGCGGCCACGAGGCCGGCGGCAAGGTCGGCGAGCTGAGCTCCTTCGTCCTGGTGCAGAAGCTGGTCGCCGAGTTCGACCTGCCGGTGTGGGTCAACGGCGGCATCGGGCCGCGCACCGCGACCGCGGCCGTCGTCGGCGGCGCCGCCGGTGTGGTGCTGGACAGCCAGCTCGCCCTGCTCGCCGAGTCCGACCTGCCCGGGGAGGTCGCCGCCGCGCTGAGCACGATGGACGGCTCCGAGACCGTCCTGGTCGGCGGTCACCGCGTGCTGCTGCGCCGCGGTCCGGGCGCCCCGGCGACCACCGATCTGACCGAGGCCGAGGTCATCGCCCGGCTCGGTGCCAAGGACCTCCGCGACCAGCTGCTGCCGATCGGCCAGGACGGCTTCCTGGCGAAGCAGCTGGCCGACCGCTTCGGCTCGGCCGCCGCGCTCGTGCGCGGGCTGCGGGAGGAGCTGCTGGAGTCGCTGCGCTCGAACAAGGGGGCCGACGCGCTGCGCCCCGGTGCCCCGCTGGCCGCCGCGCTCGGCGTCGAGCTGCCGATCGCGCAGGGGCCGATGACCCGGGTCAGCGACCAGGCCGCCTTCGCCAAGGCCGTCGCCGAGGGCGGCGCGATGCCGTTCCTGGCGCTCGCGCTGGCGGGCAAGGCCCAGACCCGCGCGCTGCTGGAGGAGACCCGCGACCTGCTGGGCGAGCGCCCGTGGGGCGTCGGCGTCCTCGGGTTCGCGCCGGAGGACGTGCGCGCCGGGCAGCTGGAGGTCATCCAGGAGATCAAGCCCGCCTGCGCGATCATCGCGGGCGGCCGTCCGGCGCAGGCCAACGCGTTGGAGGACAACGGGATCGCGGCGCTGCTGCACGTGCCCTCCCCCGGTCTGCTCAAGCAGTTCCTCGACGCGGGCGCGCGCCGCTTCATCTTCGAGGGCCAGGAGTGCGGTGGCCACGTCGGCCCGCGTTCCAGCTTCCCCTTGTGGGAGGCGCAGATCTCGGTGCTGCTGGACTATCTGTCCACTAAGGATGGTCAGGGCATCCAAGTCCTGTTCGCCGGTGGCGTGCACGACGAGCGCTCGGCCGCGATGGTCACCGCGATGGCCGCGCCGCTGACCGAGCGCGGCGTGGCGGTCGGCGTGCTGATGGGCACCGCCTACCTGTTCACCGAGGAGGCCGTCGCCGCCGGTGCCGTGCAGCCCGCGTTCCAGCGCCAGGTGATCGCCGCCGAGCGCACCGAGCTGCTGGAGACAGCGCCCGGCCACGCCACGCGCTGCGTCACCTCCCCCTTCGCCGAGGAGTTCCTGGCGATCAAGGAGGAGCTGCGCACCAGCGGCGTGCCGGACCGCGAGGCCTGGGAGAAGCTGGAGCAGCTCAACGTCGGCCGCCTGCGCATCGCCAGCAAGGGCGTGACCCGCGACGGCGACAAGCTGGTCGAGGTCGCCGAGGCCGGGCAGCTGGCCGACGGCATGTTCATGGCGGGCCAGGTCGCCGTGCTGCGCTCCGCCGTCACCACCGTCGCCGACCTGCACGCCTCGGTCAGCTCCGACGCGGCCGCCTACCTGACCACGCGGCTGGACGAGCTGGCCGGGATCAGCGGGCGCGCGAGGGCCGAGGTGCCCGCCGCCCCGCCGGTGGACGTGGCGATCGTCGGCATGGCGTGCATGTTCCCGGGCGCCGCGGACCTGCCGACCTACTGGGCGAACGTGGTCGGCGGGCGGGACGCGGTCACCGAGGTGCCGGGCACCCGCTGGGACCACGAGACCTACTACTCGCCGGAGGCGACCGGTCGCAGCGCGGGCGAGAAGACCCCGTCGAAGTGGGGCGGCTTCCTGCCGGAGATCCCCTTCGACCCGCTGAGCTACGGCATCCCCCCGGCATCGCTGGCCGCGATCGAGCCGGTGCAGCTGCTCGCCCTCGAGGCCGCGCAACGGGCCCTCACGGACGCCGGTTACGGCAGTGACGATGCTCGACCCCGCGAGCGGGTCTTCGGCCGTGCGTTCGACCGTTCCCGGGTGGGCGTGGTCTTCGGCGCGGAGGCGGGCTCGGACCTGTCGAACGCCTCGTCACTGCGCGCGGTGCTGCCGTCCTACATCGGCGAGATCCCGGCGGCGCTGGACGAGCAGCTGCCGAAGCTCACCGAGGACTCCTTCCCCGGCATGCTGGCCAACGTCATCTCCGGCCGCATCGCCAACCGCCTCGACCTCGGCGGCGCGAACTACACCGTCGACGCGGCGTGCGCGTCCTCGCTGGCCGCGCTGGACGTGGCGTGCAAGGAGCTGGTCAGCGGCGCGGCGGACATGATGCTCTGCGGCGGCGCGGACCTGCACAACGGCATCAACGACTACCTGCTGTTCTCGTCGGTGCACGCGCTCTCGCCCACCGGGCAGTGCCGCACCTTCGACGGCAGCGCGGACGGCATCGCGCTCGGCGAGGGCGTCGCCTGTGTCGCGCTGAAGCGCCTTGAGGACGCCGAGCGCGACGGTGACCGGATCTACGGCGTGATCAAGGGCGTCGGCGCGGCCAGTGACGGCAAGTCGCTCGGCCTCACCGCCCCGCGCCCGGAGGGCCAGCGCAACGCGCTGGAGCGGGCCTACGCCAACGCGCGGATCTCCCCCGCCGAGGTCGGCCTCGTCGAGGCGCACGGCACCGGGACCGTCGTCGGTGACCGCACCGAGCTGAGCACGCTGACGAAGATGTTCGTCGAGCACGGCGCGCAGCCCGGCACGTGCACGGTCGGCTCGGTGAAGTCGCAGATCGGCCACACCAAGTGCGCGGCGGGTCTGGCGGGCCTGATCAAGGCGGCGCTCGCGCTGCACACCGGCATCAAGCCGCCCACGCTGCACGTGTCCGAGCCGAACGCCGCGTGGCAGCCGGACAGCAGCCCGTTCACGTTCACCTCGGCCGCGTTGCCGTGGGAGGCCGAGCCCGCCGAGCGGGTCGCGGGTGTGAGCGCCTTCGGTTTCGGTGGCACCAACTTCCACGTGGTCCTGCGCGGCTACGACGGCGGTCCGGCCCCGCGCCACGTCGGCGACGAGTGGCCCGCGGAGCTGTTCACCTTCCGCGGCGCGGACGTCAAGACCGCGGGCAAGCACGTCGAGCAGACCCTGGAACTGTTGCGGGTCAACGACTCCAGCGGCCGTCCGTGGCGGCTGAGGGACATCGCCCGCACCGTGGCGCGCCGTTCGGACGCGCGCACCGAGCCGGTGCAGATCGCCGTGGTCGCCTCCGACCTCGACGACCTGGCGCAGCTGCTGCGTTCCGCGCTCGCCGGTGAGACACCGCGCGGCGTGCACCTCGCGTCCGTGTCCGCCGAACAGGGCGGCAAGGTCGCCTTCCTGTTCCCGGGTCAGGGCAGCCAGAAGCCGGGCATGCTGGCCGACCTGTTCGTGGCCTTCCCCGAGGTGCACCACCTGCTGCACGAGGGCCGCAAGTGGGCCTCGACGATCTTCCCGCCCACCGCCTTCGACGAGCAGCGCGCCAAGGAGCAGGACGCGCGGCTGCGGGACACCCGCGTGGCGCAGCCCGCGCTGGGCATCGCCGGGCTGGCCGTGCACGAGCTGCTCAGCCGCCTGGACGTGCGACCGGACATGGTCGCCGGGCACAGCTACGGCGAGCTGGTCGCGCTGGCTGCGGCGGGCTCCATGGACTCCGCGACCCTGCTGGAGCTGAGCGAGGCGCGGGCCAACGCCATCCTCGGCGCCACCGGCGACGACCCCGGCGCGATGGCCGCGGTCAAGGCGAGCCGCGAGCGGGTCACCGAGGTGCTCACCGAGGCGGGGCTGGCGGAGCAGATCGTGGCCGCCAACCACAACTCGCCCGAGCAGCTGGTGATCTCCGGCCCGACCGCCGCGATCGACGAGGCGGTGGCCGCGCTCAAAGCGGCCAAGCTCGGCCCGAAGAAGCTGAACGTGGCGTGCGCCTTCCACAGCCCGCTGGTCAGCGGCGCCACCGAGACCTTCGGCGCGGTGCTCGCCGACGCCGACGTGCGCGCGCCGGAGCTGCCGGTCTACGCGAACCGGACCGCGGCGGTCTACTCCGGCGACGTGCGGGCCGAGCTGGCCGCGCAGGTCGGCGCGCCGGTGCGGTTCGTCGAGCAGATCGAGGCCATGTACGCCGACGGCGCGCGGATCTTCGTGGAAGCCGGTCCCGGCAAGGTGCTGACCAACCTGGTGAAGGCGATCCTGGGTGACCGGCCGCACCTCACCGTGGCCTGCGAGGGCCGCCCCCGGCACGGGCTGGCCGGGCTGCTGAACGCGGTCGCCACGCTCGCCGTCTCCGGGGTCGGCGTGCGCACCGGCTGGCTGTTCGCCGGTCGCGACGCCAAGGACCTGACCAACGCCAAGCCGCCGAAGCGCGCGGGCTGGACCATCGACGGTCACGTCGTGCGCACCGCCTCCGGCGACTTCCTGCCCAACGGCCTCGCGCCCGCCCGACGTGTGGAGATCACCACCATGACGACCCCAGGCGGCTCCGTCCCGCACCCCGGCAGCAACCGCGACGCCATGGTCAACCAGTTCCTGCAGGCCAGCCGGGAGATGGTGCAGGCGCAGCGCGACGTGCTGCTGACCTACCTCGGCTCCGCGCCGGAGGTGCAGTACTCGATCCCGGCGGTCGCCCCGGTCGCGCCCGTCCAGCAGTACTCGGCCCCGGCACCCGTTCAGCCGGTCATCGAGTCCGCTCCGGCTCCGGCCCCGGTCCCCGCTCAGTCCACTGTGGACGTGCTGGGCACGGTGCTGGAGATCATCAGCGAGCGCACCGGCTACCCGCTCGACATGATCGAGCCGGACCTCGACCTCGAAGCCGACCTCTCCATCGACTCCATCAAGCGCACCGAGATCGCGGGCGAGCTGGCTTCGCGCATCGGCGCGGCGGACACGCAGCTGGCGGATGACCAGCTGGAGGAGCTGGCCAAGGCGCGCACCGCGCAGGCGATCTCCGACTGGCTGAGCAGCCGTGTCGGATCGCCCCCCGCCCCCGCGGCGGCTCCCGTCGCGGCCACCCCGGCTCAGTCCACTGTGGACATCCTCGGCACCGTGCTGGAGATCATCAGCGAGCGCACCGGCTACCCGCTCGACATGATCGAGCCGGACCTCGACCTCGAAGCCGACCTCTCCATCGACTCCATCAAGCGCACCGAGATCGCGGGCGAGCTGGCTTCGCGCATCGGCGCGGCGGACACGCAGCTGGCGGATGACCAGCTGGAGGAGCTGGCCAAGGCGCGCACCGCGCAGGCCATCGCGGACTGGCTCGGCGGCCACACGGGTTCTGCCGCTCCTGCTCCGGCTCCGGTCAAGGCGACCGATGACCCGCTCGCGGGGTCGAGCATCGTTGAGGAGCCGGTGAACCCGGGCATCGCGCCGAAGCGCCTCGTGATGGCGCCGACCGCACTGGACGCGGTCGACCTCGGCGAGGCCGGGAAGACTTTGGGCGGCAAGAAGTTCCTGCTCTTCGGCACGGGACCGGTCGGCACCGCGACCGCCGCGCTGCTCGGCGCGCACGGTGCCGAGGTGTCCACTTCGGACACTCCGCGCCCGCTGGCCGGCTCCGACGGCGAGGTGGACGGCGTCCTGCACCTCGACGGGTGGGACGAGGCCGACGAGCCGGTGCTGCCGGAGACCTTCCCCTCCTTCAAGTCGGCGCTCACCTCCGGGCTGCGCTGGCTGATCTCGGTCAGCCCGACCGGTGGCGGCACCGCCGTCCCCGAGCTGACCCACGGCCGGGCCGCCGGGCTGCGGGGCTTCTTCCGCACCGTGCAGCGCGAGTACCCGGACACCGTCGCCCGCCTGGTCGAGGTCGACCACACCACCGACGCGGCCGTGGTCGCGAAGCTGGTGCTGGCCGAGCTGCTGTCCACCGAGGACGCTCCGGTGGTGCTGGCCACGCCGGACTCGCGGCACGGGCTGGTGATGACCGAGCTGCCGCTGACCTTGGGCAGCACGGGTGCCGGTCCCGCCGGGGACGGGGCGGCCGAGGCGCAGGCGATCGGGCTGGACCGCGACTCCGTGGTGCTGTTGATCGGCGGGGCGCGCGGGATCACCGCGCAGTTCGCCGCGACACTGGCCTCCGCGAGCGGCTGCCGGATCGAGCTGGTCGGGCGCACCGCCGCGGCCACCGAGGACGAGGACCCCAAGACCGCGGCGGCCACCGACAAGACCGCGCTGCGCAAGGCACTGATCGAGCTGGGCCACCGCTCGCCCGCCGAGATCGAGAAGCTGAGCAAGAAGATCCTGGCGCAGCGCGAGGTCGCCGCGACCGTGGAGCAGCTGCGCGAGCTGGGCAGCCAGGTCCGCTACCACAGCCTGGACGTCCGCGACCACGACGCGCTGCGCCAGCTGGTCAAGGAGATCCACACCGAGCACGGCCGGATCGACGGCGTGGTCTACGCGGCGGGCGTGATCGAGGACAAGCTGCTGGCGGAGAAGGACGTCGAGTCCTTCCGGCGGGTGTTCAACACCAAGGTCGGCGGTGCCCGCGCGCTGCTCGGCGCGCTGGAGGAGCTGCCGACCGGGCCGGGCTTCGTGACCCTGTTCGGCAGCATCGCCGCCGTGCTGGGCAACCGCGGACAGTCGGACTACTCCTCGGCCAACGACGCCCTGGAGGCGATCGGCGCCGGGTGGGCCGGCCGCACGGGCAACCGCGCGGTGACCGTCCACTGGGGACCGTGGGCGCCGAGCGCGCAGCACGGCGGCATGGTGACCGTGGAACTCCAGCAGGAGTACGCGCGCCGGGGGATCTCGCTGATCGACCCGGAGGAGGGCACGATGTCCCTCCTGCGCGAGCTGGCCTTCGGCGCACCGGACCTGCGAGCCGTCGTCTACACCGCCTCCGGCTGGTGA